CTTGTAAATCCTTCAATAAATTCAGTACTTGAGATTGAACAGATACATCTAATGCACTCACAGGCTCATCTGCAACAATGAGACTAGGACGTAAAGCCAACGCTCTAGCTATTCCCACTCTTTGTCTCTGTCCACCTGAAAATTCATGTGCATATTTATAATATGCCTCTTCATTTAGACCAACACATTTTAATAAATATAGTACTTCTTTTTTTATTTCATCTTTTGACAAATTGTTATAATTTAAAATTGGTTCTGCAACGATATCTCCAACCATTTGCATCGGATTCAATGATGCATATGGATCTTGAAATATCATCTGAAATTGTTGTCGTGATTTTCTCAGTTTTTTACCTTGTAATTTTGTTATATCTTCACCATTAACAATAATTTCGCCTGAAGTTGCATCTTCAAGCCTGATAATCACTTTACCTAACGTTGACTTACCACAACCTGATTCGCCTACTAATCCAAAAGTCTGTCCTTTTTTTATTGAAAATGATACGTCATCCACAGCTTTAACGTACTGAGTTTTTTGTAATAATCCAGTTTTAATTTTGTAGTATTTTTTTACTTGATTTACTTCTAAAATATTTTCCATTCTTATATCTCCTTATATTCATTTTGGTATAAATGACACCGTACAATGATGTCTTCACAAACATGCATTTTAGGAGATTGATTATTACAAATATCTATTTTTTTATTACATCTATTTGCAAATCTGCACTTATTAACGTGAAATGCTTGGATTGATGGCACAATTCCTTCTATAGTTTCTAGTCGTTTCTGTTCTTCTTTAAGTTTTGGAATTGTAGATAATAATTTTTGGGTATAAGGATGTTTCGGATTGTGTAGTATTTCTTTTATGCCTCCAAATTCTACAATTTGACCTGCATACATAACCATAACCTTATCACAAAACTCAGCAACTACACTCAAATCATGTGTAATCATCATAATTGCCATTTGCGTTTCCTTTTGCAATTCTTTTAATAAGTCTAATATTTGTGCTTGAATCGTTACATCCAAAGCAGTTGTAGGTTCATCAGCAATTAATAATTTTGGAGAACATGAAATGGCCATTGCAATCATTACCCTTTGTCTCATACCACCAGATAATTGATGAGGATAACTATTTAATATTTCATCTTGTCTTGAAATTCCAACTTTCATTAGTAAATCTTTTGCTAAGTTATTTGCTTCTTTTTTAGAAATTTTTTTATGTGATTTTATAGATTCCACAAGTTGATTTTTTATGGTAAATACCGGATTTAAAGCAGTCATAGGTTCTTGAAAAATCATAGCAATATCATTTCCTCGAATACCTAGCAATTGTTTCTCATTAAGCGTATCTATTCGTTGACCATCAAATATAACTTCCCCATTACTTAATTTAGATATCTTTTCTGGTAATAATTTAATAATTGACTTACTTAATATGGACTTACCGCAACCGGATTCCCCAACTATACCTAAAACTTCTCCTTTAGATAATTTAAAAGAAATATTTTCAACAGTTGCTAACCATTCATTATTTATTTTTAATGATGTTTCTAAATTTTTTACTTCTAACAATACATTATTCATAACATCCCCCATATAAGTAAACCTCGACAAAATCGTCGAGGTTACATTACTAAGCTTCTTTAGTTAAATTATATAAATTTTGATCAGTTCCAATTTCAATGTCTAAGTTTCGTACTTTATCGTTAACAATAGTTATCGATTTACCTTGGAACATTGGTAATCCAGGTAACTCATCATTCATATATTTTTGCCATTTAACATAAATATCTTTACGTTTCTTTTCATCAATTCCAACTTTATCAAAGTCTAATGCATCATCTAAATATTGATCTGATTTTGGTAAAACTGTTCTCATTTCATTTTGAGGTCTATCAGTGTGATATAAATCTGATGGATCTGGATCTGTACCACCTGCCCATGATCTGAAGTACACTTCCATATCTTTAGATGCATTTGCTAAGTCTTCATTATATTTACCGAATTCTACTAACTTCACATTTGTTTTCAAGCCAACTTTTTCCCAGAAATCTTTAATCGCAGCAGTTCTTGGTTCAAAAGTAGGATTTGAACCTGAATAATGTTTAAAGTTAATCTCAAATTTATTACCTTTAGGATCTTCTCTAAATCCGTCACCATCTCTATCTTTATAACCTAACTTATCTAAGATTTTTTTAGCTTTTTCAGGATCATATTTGTAATCATTTAGTTCCTTAGGATCGGCTGCTATCCAATGCATAGATGGTACAAAACTATTTATTTCACTAGCGTAACCATTGAAAAACGCTTTAATCCATTTTTCTCTATCAATTGCATAAAGCATTGCTTTGCGTAATTCTTTGTCTTCATATTTAGGTCTCACTTTACCAGTTTTATTAGATTTTTTATCGTAATCATGAGACACGAATCCTATTAAACCATAGTCTAAGCTTGGCGCAGATAATACTTTAAGACCAGCATTAGATGACTTAGCATCTTTTGCCATTGCACCGGTAGCATCATTCGCAACATCAATATCTCCTTTTTCCATTGCCTTAATAATTTGAGCTTGATCAATAACTTTTAAATTGATTTTGTCTAAAGCCGGTTTACCTTGCCAATAGTCATCAAATTTAACGAGTTGAATAGCCTCACCTGGAACGATTTTCTTAACTTTATAAGGTCCAATACCAATAGGATATTTTCGGATTTTATCTGATTTTGCTAAATCTTTAATCGGCACATCTGATAAATATTTCTTGCTTAATAAAGGACCAGTAACAAATCCAGTTAAGTAATTTTCTTGTTTTTTATCAAATGTAACTTGCATAGTGTAGTCATCTATCTTCTTCAATCCACTAATATGATCAGTTTTTCCTTCATGATAATCTTTGGCACCTTGAATATTTTCTACACTTGGATAATACGCTCCTTCATAATCCTTGTTAGCTAAAACTTCAATTGAATAAATCCAATCATCAATTTTTAATTCATTACCATCATGCCATTTAATACCTTTTTTAATTTTAAATTCTATTTTCTTAGCTGGATCGATGTCTTTCCATGACGCAATATAAGCTTTAGGACGTATTTTTTTATCAATTGCTAATAAATTTTCGTTAAAATATCCTTCAACAACAGCATCCGCATGCGTACTATTTAATAATGAAGAATAAACACCGCTTGGTGGTGCAGTTAAAGCAACATTAAGCGTTCCACCTTTATGTTTTGATGTTTCTGTTTTAGTAGCATCTTTTACTCCTTCGTCTTTATTATTGCTTTTTCCGCAAGCACTCAACACTAAAACGACAATAAGAAGTATTGAAATATATTTAATTAGCTTCCCCATTTATATGCCTCCTACTTTCAATTTAATATTTTCTTTTTAGTTTACTCATAGAAAAAATAATTACAAGTTTATTTTTAGAATATTCAGTCATTTATGCATTTAGTCAATTCCAGTAATTTAAAAAACGACTTATTTTTATTTTTAATCCCAAAGTTTTTATCCAACACAAAAAAGCTGGAGAAAGTTCTCCAGCCTTATTTACAAAGCGTATTAATTTTTCTTTTTACCGGTTTCTTTATCAATTGATTTATCTATATACACATTTTTAAGTGAACTATTCGGTCCAAATTTATGATAAATTAGTCCTTTAACTTGGGGATTGGTTAAATGTGCGGTACCTTTTTGATAAATCGGTGCAACTGGTGCATCATTTAGGAATATCTCCTCTGCTTTTTTTAAGCTTTCATATCGTTCTGTCGGTTGAAGCGCCAATTCGTTTCTTGCATCTTTTAGTAGTTGATCATACTCTTTATTACTCCAGTCCGTATTATTTTGTGCATTGCCTGTAGTCATTGTTTCTAAATAAGCTATAGGATCTGGATAATCTGCTGACCATCCACTTAGTGATGCTTGATAATTACCACTTAACTCTAATGAAACTCTTTGCTTAAATGGCAATTGCTTAATCTTCAAAGTAACACCTGGTAAATTTTTCTCAACTTGCGATTTAATATATTCTGCAGATATTTTTGCATCTGGTGTATCTTCTGTGTTCATAGAAAATGTCACTTCATTTTTACCTAATTCTTTTTTAGCTTTTTCCCAATGTGCTCTTGCTTCTTTAGGATTGTATTTTAACGGTGAATTCATTGTACTCGCATAATCTTTACCATTCGGTGCTTTAGCAATGCCTTTTGCTGTTAATGTATCTGATGGTATTGATCCATTGTTTTTTACTGAATCAACATAACCTTTTTTATCAATTGCTTGTGCGATTGCAAGTCTTAATTCTTTATTTTTAAACTCAGGATATTCTTTCTCATTCATTTTCACAAAAAATGTCCCAGTTGTTAACACAAAGTTTAATCCTTTGTTGTCTTTATACTTATTCACTTGATCTGCGGTAATGAGCGCATCATCTACTGATTCAGTATCATACAATGAAGCACCTGCCTGTAAATCTTTGATAACCTTATAATTCACTTTATCTAACTTTACATTCTTTTTATCCCAATAATACTGATTTTTAGATAATAATATTTTATCTTCTTGTTTCCAATCGTCAACTTTAAACGGACCATTGTATACCGCTCTATCTGCTGCAGTACCATAATTTTCACCATATTTTTTGGCAACTTTTTCATTTTGAGGTGCAAATGTATTGAGTGCTAATAATTGATTAATATACGGAACCGGCTTTTCTAATTCAATTTGTAATGTTTCATCATCTAATGCTTTGATACCTAATTGTTCTACAGGTTTCTTACCAGCATTTATATCACTAGCATTTTTAATGTCACCCATAATGTATGCAAATTCAGAACCTGTTTTAGGGTTAACTGTTTTTCTCCAAGCATAAACAAAGTCTTGCGCAGTAACTTTGTCACCATTACTCCATTTAGCATCGCCTCTTAATTTAACTTTTAACGTTTTACCGTCTTTACTTTTTTCCGGAAAAGCTTTCGCTACACCTAACACAGGTTTGTCATCTTTACCTAACGTGTATAATCCCTCAAAAGTTTGTGCTGTCACTTCAAAAGACATTTCTTCCGTTATTAACGATGTATCAAGTGATGTTAAATCTTGTGGTAAAATTTTTCTGAATACTTGACCTTTATCCGAATAAATTCCACCATCATTAGCACAACCACTTAATGCAAATGTAGCAATCAAAATTAAAATAAGTGTTCTAAATTTTCTCGTCATTGCATTTCCCCCTTTCCCTTAATTTTGTGTCACCAATTTATTTTCTCGGAGTTGTGCCGCTTCTTCTTCAGTACTAAAGACTAAGTGATTCGGTCTTATTTCATGTAATCGTCTTAAATGATTGTTTTCCTCATCATCAATGTAACTAAATCGTTTACGACTGCGTTCTGATTCAGGATCAGGTTGAGGAATGGCTGATAATAATGACTTGGTATAATCGTGTAATGGATTTTGATAAATTTCTTCAGCCGGTCCAATTTCAACTATTTTCCCAAAATGCATTACTGCAATACGATCTGAAATATACTTCACCATTGATAGATCATGAGCTATAAATAGGAACGTGATACCTCTTTCACGTTGTAATTTTAATAACAAATTAACTACTTGAGCTTGAATTGAAACATCCAATGCTGATATTGGTTCGTCCGCGATAATAAATTCTGGTTCCACCGCTAAGGCACGGGCAATTCCAATACGTTGTCTTTGTCCACCTGAAAATTCATGTGGATAACGATTAGCATGCTCTTTACTTAGCCCAACCGTTTCTAGTAAATCATAGACGCGTTTTTTTCGGTCACGTTTATCACTTGCCAGATGATGTATATCAATACCTTCAGCAACAATATCCATCACTTTTAATCTAGGATTTAGTGATGCATATGGATCTTGGAAAATCATTTGGATTTTTTTATTAAATTTAAGTAAGTCTTTACGTTTCTTAATCTTTTGTATATCAATACCCTCATACAAAATTTCTCCACTTGTAATATCATTAAGCTTAATAATTGATTTACCTGTCGTAGATTTACCACAGCCAGATTCACCAACTAAACCTAATGTTTCCCCTTTGTATATATCAAACGAAATGTTATCAA
This is a stretch of genomic DNA from Staphylococcus roterodami. It encodes these proteins:
- a CDS encoding peptide ABC transporter substrate-binding protein, which translates into the protein MTRKFRTLILILIATFALSGCANDGGIYSDKGQVFRKILPQDLTSLDTSLITEEMSFEVTAQTFEGLYTLGKDDKPVLGVAKAFPEKSKDGKTLKVKLRGDAKWSNGDKVTAQDFVYAWRKTVNPKTGSEFAYIMGDIKNASDINAGKKPVEQLGIKALDDETLQIELEKPVPYINQLLALNTFAPQNEKVAKKYGENYGTAADRAVYNGPFKVDDWKQEDKILLSKNQYYWDKKNVKLDKVNYKVIKDLQAGASLYDTESVDDALITADQVNKYKDNKGLNFVLTTGTFFVKMNEKEYPEFKNKELRLAIAQAIDKKGYVDSVKNNGSIPSDTLTAKGIAKAPNGKDYASTMNSPLKYNPKEARAHWEKAKKELGKNEVTFSMNTEDTPDAKISAEYIKSQVEKNLPGVTLKIKQLPFKQRVSLELSGNYQASLSGWSADYPDPIAYLETMTTGNAQNNTDWSNKEYDQLLKDARNELALQPTERYESLKKAEEIFLNDAPVAPIYQKGTAHLTNPQVKGLIYHKFGPNSSLKNVYIDKSIDKETGKKKN
- a CDS encoding ATP-binding cassette domain-containing protein; its protein translation is MKTDEILLSIKNLKQYFNAGKKNEVRAIDNISFDIYKGETLGLVGESGCGKSTTGKSIIKLNDITSGEILYEGIDIQKIKKRKDLLKFNKKIQMIFQDPYASLNPRLKVMDIVAEGIDIHHLASDKRDRKKRVYDLLETVGLSKEHANRYPHEFSGGQRQRIGIARALAVEPEFIIADEPISALDVSIQAQVVNLLLKLQRERGITFLFIAHDLSMVKYISDRIAVMHFGKIVEIGPAEEIYQNPLHDYTKSLLSAIPQPDPESERSRKRFSYIDDEENNHLRRLHEIRPNHLVFSTEEEAAQLRENKLVTQN
- a CDS encoding ABC transporter substrate-binding protein, with translation MGKLIKYISILLIVVLVLSACGKSNNKDEGVKDATKTETSKHKGGTLNVALTAPPSGVYSSLLNSTHADAVVEGYFNENLLAIDKKIRPKAYIASWKDIDPAKKIEFKIKKGIKWHDGNELKIDDWIYSIEVLANKDYEGAYYPSVENIQGAKDYHEGKTDHISGLKKIDDYTMQVTFDKKQENYLTGFVTGPLLSKKYLSDVPIKDLAKSDKIRKYPIGIGPYKVKKIVPGEAIQLVKFDDYWQGKPALDKINLKVIDQAQIIKAMEKGDIDVANDATGAMAKDAKSSNAGLKVLSAPSLDYGLIGFVSHDYDKKSNKTGKVRPKYEDKELRKAMLYAIDREKWIKAFFNGYASEINSFVPSMHWIAADPKELNDYKYDPEKAKKILDKLGYKDRDGDGFREDPKGNKFEINFKHYSGSNPTFEPRTAAIKDFWEKVGLKTNVKLVEFGKYNEDLANASKDMEVYFRSWAGGTDPDPSDLYHTDRPQNEMRTVLPKSDQYLDDALDFDKVGIDEKKRKDIYVKWQKYMNDELPGLPMFQGKSITIVNDKVRNLDIEIGTDQNLYNLTKEA
- a CDS encoding ABC transporter ATP-binding protein, with the translated sequence MNNVLLEVKNLETSLKINNEWLATVENISFKLSKGEVLGIVGESGCGKSILSKSIIKLLPEKISKLSNGEVIFDGQRIDTLNEKQLLGIRGNDIAMIFQEPMTALNPVFTIKNQLVESIKSHKKISKKEANNLAKDLLMKVGISRQDEILNSYPHQLSGGMRQRVMIAMAISCSPKLLIADEPTTALDVTIQAQILDLLKELQKETQMAIMMITHDLSVVAEFCDKVMVMYAGQIVEFGGIKEILHNPKHPYTQKLLSTIPKLKEEQKRLETIEGIVPSIQAFHVNKCRFANRCNKKIDICNNQSPKMHVCEDIIVRCHLYQNEYKEI
- a CDS encoding dipeptide ABC transporter ATP-binding protein, which produces MENILEVNQVKKYYKIKTGLLQKTQYVKAVDDVSFSIKKGQTFGLVGESGCGKSTLGKVIIRLEDATSGEIIVNGEDITKLQGKKLRKSRQQFQMIFQDPYASLNPMQMVGDIVAEPILNYNNLSKDEIKKEVLYLLKCVGLNEEAYYKYAHEFSGGQRQRVGIARALALRPSLIVADEPVSALDVSVQSQVLNLLKDLQEQFNLSYLFIAHDLSVVKHISDVIGVMYLGHIVEIASDKEIYENPKHPYTKALISSIPQIDKHNKNRIILKGELPSPSNPPQGCPFHTRCPIAKDKCKENIPKLKDIGDEHQVACFYVDKVGDLNG